ATTCTCATATATTTTCTCTAAACCATTTAATTGTTTCTGTTAATCCCCGTTCAAGAGAATAGCTGGGGGAAAATCCCCAGGATTTTTTTATTTTCTGTGCATTCAGACAGCTGCGTTGCTGGTCTCCAGCTAGCGAATTTCTAAATACAGGTTTCGCGGAAAATTCTCCTATCTTTATTATCTGGTTGTACAGTTCCAGAATACTAGTTTCCTTGGCTGTACTGACATTCATAACGCGCCCCTTTTTCTGCATTGCCATTACGGTTGCTTTTACGGCATCTTTGACATAAAGAAAGTCCCTTGTCTGTTTTCCTGTACCGTTGATTCCTGATTGTTTTCCGTTTACTGCGTTGTTGATGAATATGGATATTACTCCTGCCTCGCCTTTAGCATTCTGTCGCGGACCGTAAACATTTGAATAGCGAACAACCGAATAATCAAGATGATGCTGTATTTTGAAATATTCCAGATACTTTTCCACCGCTAATTTTCCTATACCATAGGGTGAAATCGGCACCTCAGGATTCTTCTCAGTTGCGGGAACATTTTTTGTTTCGCCGTAGATTGCTCCACCCGTCGAGGAAAATACTATTTTCCTAACTTTGTGATTAGCGGACTGCTGGAGAATGTTTATGGATCCAACAATATTCGTATTTGCATCAGCGATTGGATTATTAATGGATTTACGAATATCAATCTGACCGGCCAAATGGAAAACATAATCAAATTTTTCCCTGCGAAAAACATCCGCAATCTTTTTGGAATCAATGCTTAAACGATACAACTTTGATCGTTTGTTTACATTCCTCTCATAGCCTGAAGACAAATTATCAATTACTACAACTTTGTGTTTTTTCCGTACAAGTTCGTCCACGACGTGCGAACCGATGAATCCGGCTCCGCCTGTTACCAGAATCTTTGCCATTTTCTATTTCTTTAATTCTTTTCTTAATACAGCAGCTTTATCTGTCTTTTCCCACGTAAAATCCTTATCGTTTCTGCCAAAATGGCCATAAGCCGCGGTTTTCTTATAAATCGGCCTGAGCAGTTTCAGATGGTTGATTATTCCAGCCGGAGTCATCGGGAAATTCTTTTTAACGAGCTCAACTATTCTTTCTTCAGATATCTTTCCGGTTCCCATGGTATCGACAAGCACGCTGATCGGCTTCGCGTAACCGATT
The Patescibacteria group bacterium genome window above contains:
- a CDS encoding NAD-dependent epimerase/dehydratase family protein, with translation MAKILVTGGAGFIGSHVVDELVRKKHKVVVIDNLSSGYERNVNKRSKLYRLSIDSKKIADVFRREKFDYVFHLAGQIDIRKSINNPIADANTNIVGSINILQQSANHKVRKIVFSSTGGAIYGETKNVPATEKNPEVPISPYGIGKLAVEKYLEYFKIQHHLDYSVVRYSNVYGPRQNAKGEAGVISIFINNAVNGKQSGINGTGKQTRDFLYVKDAVKATVMAMQKKGRVMNVSTAKETSILELYNQIIKIGEFSAKPVFRNSLAGDQQRSCLNAQKIKKSWGFSPSYSLERGLTETIKWFRENI